In the genome of Crassaminicella thermophila, the window CTATATCCAAATTTTGATGTTATTTTACCAGATGCAGGTCTCTTAGTAGGTTTTGCAGCTAAAAATTTTAATCGTTTCTTTACATCATCCATCAAATCATTTAGGCTTTTTACTTCATGATCCATTTCAGAAGTAAGTCTCTTTAATTCCATATCGATAGAATCATGTGAGTCACTTTTAGGCATACTTTGAACGGAAAATATAGTTCTTGATGATGATCTAGAAATTGGTTTAGATAAAGAGGTTTTTTTTGTGCTTTTTAACCCCATTAAACTTCGAACTTGAATTTCTAATTCGTTTAGTATTTCTAACTTTTTAGATACTTCATAAGTTTTATTTTTGAGGGATTTTATTTCTAATGATTGTTTTTTATTAATTTCTTGAAGTTTAGCAAAATCCTCAGTTTTTTTATGTAGCTGCTGATTAAGACGAATGTTGTAGTTAATTAAAAAAAATAAAGTAAGGCAGAGTGCGATTATGAAGATTACAAACGAATACAAAATAAATTTTTTTAATTTAAGCTGGCGTACACTTTTGCCGGAATGTGGTACAATCATGATATGAAGAGATTCATCTGCAATTTGTTGTAACTTTTTATATAAATTCATAAATTTGTACCTCTCGTCTATATAAAAATACTCATAACTATTAAATTTCTACAAATTTTTTAAAAATCCTCTTTTAAATTATAAAAAATATAAACTTAAAGAAGGAAATTCTATAACAATGTAGAAAAAATATATGATTTAAGTATATATTTTTAAATTTGTAATATACTTATGTTTAAAATACATGTGAATTGGAGTGAATATGGTGAGTATAACAATAAAGGATGTAGCAAAAAAGGCAGGTGTATCTATATCAACTGTTTCTAGAGTTATTAATGGTTCTAAGCCTGTAAGCAGTGAAGTGCGTCAAAAAGTATTAAAAGTTATTGAAGAAACAGGATATAGACCAAATCCTGTAGCAAGAAGTTTGGTAATGAAAAAGAGTCAATTGATAGGAGTGGTTGTTCCGGATATATCCAATTTCTTTATAGGAGAAATTTTAAGTGGCATAGAAGAGATTGGAAAAATGTATGGATATGATATTCTATTATGTAATACCTATGGACAATTAGAGCAGGAGTTAAGGTATCTTAATTTATTAAAGGCAAAGCAAGTGGAAGGAATTGTATTTATGACATGGAAACTACAAGATAAGCTGGTTGATTATCTTGAAAAAATAGACGTTCCTATTGTATTGATTAATAGAAATACGAGTAAATTACTTATCCCGTCTGTATCAATAGATAACTTTCAAGCTGCTTTTGAAATGACAAATTATCTTATTAAAAATGGACATAGAAGAATTGCATTGATTCGAAGCAGTCAAGACCAAAATGCCTTTGGCTTTGATCAGTATAAAGGATATAAAAAGGCTCTTGAAGAGCATGGGTTGGAATTGGATGAGAAATTAGTAAGATATGGGAACTTTAAGTTAGAAGACAGTTATCAAATTGTAAAAGATTTTATTAAAGAAAATGTTTTACCTACAGCAATTTTTGCAACAAGTGATGAAATGGCAATAGGAGCAATAAATTGTTTATTAGATAATGGTTATAAAGTTCCAGATGATGTTTCTGTTGTGGGATTTAATGATATAAAATTAGCATCTATATATAAACCTAATTTGACTACAATTCATCAACCGATATATGATATTGGTGCTGTTGCAATTAGGATGATTGTTAAAAAAATTAATGGGGAAGAAGTGGATAGTAAAATAGTAACCCTTCCACATGAACTAATCATAAGAGAAAGTAGTAAAAAGATATAATAAGGAATATTTCACCTCATATGTAGGAATAATAAAATTGAATTATTTTACATTAGGAGGTGCTCTTTTGAAAAAAGTAGCAGTAGAAAAATCATTAGAGAATGTGAAAAACTATCTTAACAATAAGGGATTTGATGTTGCAGATCTTGAAAGTGCTACAACGAATTTAAAAAATTTTGATGCAATTGTAGTTTCAGGACAGAATAGTAATTTATTAGGTATGCATGATACGAGTACAAAAGCATCTGTTATTAATGCTAAGGGATTGACGGTAGAAGATATATATGAAGAATTAAATAATCGTCTTAGTTAAAAAAGGCCTCTTTTGAGGTCTTTTTTGTTGGTGTGCTGTAGCAATAAAAATAAAAAAATACTATAATATATAGATGTATTAAACATATGAGAGTGAGTGAAAAGATGAAAGTAAATGATTTTTTGCCAATATGTATGGAGGATATGAAAAAAAGAGGATGGGATCGATTAGATTTTATTATTATTTCAGGAGATGCATATGTAGATCATCCTAGCTTTGGAACTGCTGTTATTTCAAGAGTATTAGAAATGGCTGGTTATAAAGTTGGGATCATTGCGCAACCTAACTGGAGAAATGTAGATGATTTTAAAAAATTAGGGAAACCTAAACTGGCATTTTTAATTACTGCTGGGAATCTTGATTCTATGGTAAATCATTATACAGTAAGTAGGAGAAAAAGAGAAAAAGATATGTATTCACCAGGAGGAAAAATGGGGTTAAGACCTGATCGAGCAACTATTGTTTATGCAAATATGGTAAGGCAAGCATATAAAAAAGTACCTATTATTCTTGGTGGTATAGAAGCTAGTTTAAGAAGATTTGCACATTATGATTATTGGAATGATAAAGTAAGAAGATCTATTTTATTTGATAGTGAAGCAGATCTATTAGTATTTGGTATGGGAGAAAAACAGATAATTGAAATTGCAGATAATTTGAAGGATGGATTAAGTGTTAAATATATTCGTCATATTCCTGGAACTTGTTATAAAATAGATGATTTAAAAGAAGTGTATGATTTTATTGAATTACCTTCTTTTGAAGAAGTTTTTGAAGATAAAATTGCTTATACAAAAGCATTTAAGATTCAATATGAGGAACAAGATAGTATTAGAGGAAAAGTTTTGATACAGAAACATAGGGATACTTATATTGTACAAAACCCTCCAGCGATGCCTATGACACAAGATGAATTAGATAGAGTTTATAGTCTTCCTTATATGAGAAACTATCATCCAATATATAAAGAAATGGGCGGAGTTCCTGGGATTGAAGAAGTAAAATATAGCATTATTAGTGAAAGAGGATGTTTTGGAGGTTGTTCTTTTTGTGCATTAACATTTCATCAAGGAAGGGTTATACAAAGTAGGAGTCATGATTCAATAATTAAAGAAGCTGAAAAAATTGTAAAAGATAAAGACTTCAAAGGATATATTCATGATGTAGGTGGTCCAACAGCTAATTTTAGACATGTTGCATGTGAAAAACAAAAAAAGTACGGAACTTGTAAAAATAAACAATGCTTATATCCAAAGCCATGCAAAAATCTTTATGTTGATCATGATGAATACTTAGAGCTTTTAAGAAAAATTAGAAAAATAAAGGGTGTTAAAAAAGTTTTTATTCGTTCTGGGTTAAGATATGATTATATTATGGCGGATAAAAAAGATACTTTTTTAAAAGAATTATGTGAACATCATATAAGTGGCCAGCTTAAAGTGGCTCCTGAGCATATTTCACCAAAAGTACTAGACTTAATGGGCAAGCCTAGGAGAGAAGTATATGAAAAGTTTGTGGATAAATATTATAAAATAAATAAAAAGCTTGGGAAAAATCAATTTTTAGTTCCTTATCTTATGTCTAGTCATCCAGGAAGCGATTTAAAAGCTGCTATAGAGATGGCAGAATATTTAAGAGATATTCGTTATTATCCAGAGCAAGTTCAGGATTTTTATCCTACACCTGGGACATTATCTACGTGTATGTATTATTCAGGATTAGATCCTAGAAATATGAAGCCTGTATATGTGCCGAAAACGAGAGAAGAAAAGTCTATGCAAAGGGCATTACTACAATACAGAAATCCTAAAAATTATGATTTAGTTAAAAAAGCTTTGATTCTTGCAGGAAGAAAAGATCTAATTGGATATGGACCTAAATGTTTAATTAAACCTAAGGAAGTGAAAAACGGAATATATCAAAAGAATAAAAGGAAGATTGAAAAGAAGAGGAAGACAAAAAAGCGCATAAAAAGAAGATGATGAACAGTTTGACGAAATACTATTTTGTATGTATAATGATATATTAGAAAAAATTGTGAGGTGGGAAGAGTAGTGTTATCAAAGGAAAAACTTGATCGTATAAACTTTTTAGCAAGAAAATCTAAAAAAGAGGGTTTAAATGAAGCAGAAAAAATAGAGCAAAAAAATCTTAGACAAGAATATTTAAAGAAATTTAAGGAAAGCTTTAGAAAACAATTAGAAAATATTGAAATTGTTGATTAGAGAATACAAAAAAAGAATAAATGTATATTTATTCTTTTTTTGTATTATAAAGAGGAAAAATGTCATTTGTATAGAATATTATATTAAAATGTAACATAGGTGATGTGATTAAAAAAGGGGGCTAATATTTTGGCAGAGAAGCAATATGTTATATTTAGATTAGCAAATGAATCGTATGGTGTTGATATAATGAATGTGAAAGAGATTTGTGAGTTTAAAGAGAGTGTTAAGGTACCTAATACGCCAAAATTCGTAGATGGGATTATAAACCTTAGAGGAGATATAACGCCTATTATTGACTTAAAGAAGAGGTTTAATCTAAAAGATACAGGTATAAATTCAGACACAAGAATTATTGTAATAAATATTAAAGATAGACAGGTTGGATTTATTGTAGATGAAGCTTCTCAAGTTCTAAGAATAAGAGAGGAAGATATTGAGTCAGCACCAGAATTAATAGCTGGAGTTGATAAAAAATATATTACAGGAGTTGGAAAACTTGAAGATCAAATTGTTTTATTGCTAGACTTAGAGTACATTCTTTCAGATAATGAAAAAGAAAAAATACAACAAATAGCATAATAAGAAAGTTTTTTGACGATTATTTAAATAATTATGAGTAAAATATTACTTGCTAAGATATTTATAATTAAAAAATAAAAAATTAGAATTTCATGTAGATAAAAAATATATATTTGACAACAGCAAAAGTCAAATTTCAAACCCATACCTAGTGTATAATGAATTCAAATATACAATATTTAGGGGGATACTTACAAATGAAAAAGACTTTGCTGTTTTTTTTAATATTAATTGTTATTTTAATATATGGAAAATCAAGTTTAGTAGATGCTAATACAGTCGTGGCAGATGAAGAACAATTTGAGAAGGAAAAAATAATAATTGAAAATCTTTTTAAACAGAGATCAAAATTGTGGAATAATATTTATGAAAAAAATATGAAAACAAATGAATGGATTCAACAAATTAAAAATACTGTAACAGAACCGTTATTATCCTTTGATATTGAAGCTTTTGAAGAAGCAAGCAAATATCCTACTGATATAGACAAAGTATTAAATTTAGAGATTGTAAATATAGAGAATGTTACATATCAGAAAAATGATATGCAAGCAAAAATAAAAATACTTTGGATTATGCAAGGTTTATCATCTAAATATGAAGAAGAAATTGATTATATTGTTATATTAAAAAAAGAAAATAATCATTGGAAGATTTGTGATTATTATATTGATAAATAAGACTGTCTATTTTAGGTAGATAGTCTATTTTATTTCAAAATTTCAATATAAAAAATAGGATAATAATACTATTTTTTTTGTTTGCTATAATATTAGCAGGAATATAATTATTTGTAAAGAATATAGCAAAATGTGGCGAAAAAAGTCGGTGTATAAAAGTGGATATTAATGGTAGCAGAAACAAAGAACTAGAGGTGTATTATGTATAAACCAGCA includes:
- a CDS encoding chemotaxis protein CheW — protein: MAEKQYVIFRLANESYGVDIMNVKEICEFKESVKVPNTPKFVDGIINLRGDITPIIDLKKRFNLKDTGINSDTRIIVINIKDRQVGFIVDEASQVLRIREEDIESAPELIAGVDKKYITGVGKLEDQIVLLLDLEYILSDNEKEKIQQIA
- a CDS encoding YkuS family protein, with the translated sequence MKKVAVEKSLENVKNYLNNKGFDVADLESATTNLKNFDAIVVSGQNSNLLGMHDTSTKASVINAKGLTVEDIYEELNNRLS
- a CDS encoding DUF896 domain-containing protein; translation: MLSKEKLDRINFLARKSKKEGLNEAEKIEQKNLRQEYLKKFKESFRKQLENIEIVD
- a CDS encoding LacI family DNA-binding transcriptional regulator; the encoded protein is MSITIKDVAKKAGVSISTVSRVINGSKPVSSEVRQKVLKVIEETGYRPNPVARSLVMKKSQLIGVVVPDISNFFIGEILSGIEEIGKMYGYDILLCNTYGQLEQELRYLNLLKAKQVEGIVFMTWKLQDKLVDYLEKIDVPIVLINRNTSKLLIPSVSIDNFQAAFEMTNYLIKNGHRRIALIRSSQDQNAFGFDQYKGYKKALEEHGLELDEKLVRYGNFKLEDSYQIVKDFIKENVLPTAIFATSDEMAIGAINCLLDNGYKVPDDVSVVGFNDIKLASIYKPNLTTIHQPIYDIGAVAIRMIVKKINGEEVDSKIVTLPHELIIRESSKKI
- a CDS encoding YgiQ family radical SAM protein → MKVNDFLPICMEDMKKRGWDRLDFIIISGDAYVDHPSFGTAVISRVLEMAGYKVGIIAQPNWRNVDDFKKLGKPKLAFLITAGNLDSMVNHYTVSRRKREKDMYSPGGKMGLRPDRATIVYANMVRQAYKKVPIILGGIEASLRRFAHYDYWNDKVRRSILFDSEADLLVFGMGEKQIIEIADNLKDGLSVKYIRHIPGTCYKIDDLKEVYDFIELPSFEEVFEDKIAYTKAFKIQYEEQDSIRGKVLIQKHRDTYIVQNPPAMPMTQDELDRVYSLPYMRNYHPIYKEMGGVPGIEEVKYSIISERGCFGGCSFCALTFHQGRVIQSRSHDSIIKEAEKIVKDKDFKGYIHDVGGPTANFRHVACEKQKKYGTCKNKQCLYPKPCKNLYVDHDEYLELLRKIRKIKGVKKVFIRSGLRYDYIMADKKDTFLKELCEHHISGQLKVAPEHISPKVLDLMGKPRREVYEKFVDKYYKINKKLGKNQFLVPYLMSSHPGSDLKAAIEMAEYLRDIRYYPEQVQDFYPTPGTLSTCMYYSGLDPRNMKPVYVPKTREEKSMQRALLQYRNPKNYDLVKKALILAGRKDLIGYGPKCLIKPKEVKNGIYQKNKRKIEKKRKTKKRIKRR
- a CDS encoding M23 family metallopeptidase, translating into MNLYKKLQQIADESLHIMIVPHSGKSVRQLKLKKFILYSFVIFIIALCLTLFFLINYNIRLNQQLHKKTEDFAKLQEINKKQSLEIKSLKNKTYEVSKKLEILNELEIQVRSLMGLKSTKKTSLSKPISRSSSRTIFSVQSMPKSDSHDSIDMELKRLTSEMDHEVKSLNDLMDDVKKRLKFLAAKPTKRPASGKITSKFGYRISPITNRIQFHKGIDIANKEGTNIIAAGTGIVTFSGWNSGYGKTIIISHGYGYRSVYAHNKKNLVNVGQKVQKGDIIAKMGSTGRSTGPHVHFEIHYKGKQIDPLTILNK